Part of the Streptomyces europaeiscabiei genome is shown below.
GATCATCTCCCGCTTCGCCTCCGGCGAGAAGCAGGAGTAGTTCGGGTGGGCCCGGTGCAAGGAGGCCTCTCATGGCGCTGACGGACGAGGCCATGGACAAGATCAAGGCAATGATCGTGGCCGGTGAACTGGCACCGGGCTCTCGCCTTCCGAAGGAGGAGATCCTCGCCGCCCAGCTCGGTCTGTCCCGCAGTTCGCTGCGGGAGGCGGTACGCGCCCTGACCGCGATGCGGATCCTGGTGACCCGCCAGGGCGACGGCACCTACGTGTCCAGCCTCGAACCGCACCTCCTGCTGGAGTCGCTCTCCTTCGCCTCGGACGTCTCCCAGGGGCGGACGGCCCTGCAACTGCTCCAGGTGAGGCGGCTGCTGGAACCCCAGGCGACCGGGGCGGCAGCCACGCTGCTCACCGCCGACGACCTCCGGGAACTCGGTGCGATCCTGGAGCGGTCACGGTCCGCCGCCACGGTCGAGGAGTTCGTCGGCCACGACATCGCCTTCCACCTGCGGATCGTGGAGGCGGTCGGCAACCCGGTGCTGTCCATGCTGCTCCGGGTGCTCTCCACCCGTACCCAGCGGGCCCGGATCGTCCGGGGCACCCGCACCGAACGGGCCGTGGAACACGCCCACCGGGAGCACGAGGAGATCCTGCGCGCCCTGCGGGCCCGTGACTCCGCGCTGGCGGTCTCCGCGGCGACGGTCCATGTCGCGGCCGTGGAGCAGTGGATGGCGGCCGGACTCGACGAGGACCCCCTGAGCGCGATCGAGGACTGACCGCGGGGCGGCGCAGCTCCGTAGCCGTACGCCCAAGTCGCAGTCCTCGGCGTCACCCACTGGCGGATCCTCCCCACCTCCGTGCGCCGGCCCGCGAACCGGTCGTCACGGCCGCCGACCTCCTCCGGCGGCCGTGACGGGCCCCTCACATGCCGGTGGCGTCCACCAGTTCGCCGAGGTCGACGAACTTGAAGCCGGTGGCCGTGCGGGTGCCGCCCTCCCCGTCCGAAGTCCCGGGGGTCTCGTGGCCGTCCTGGACGACGAGGAGGCCGCGTGGATAGCGGCTGCCCAGCGGGGCGTTGAGGACGGCGGCGCCGTCGCACTCCTGGACGCCGTCGAGGGTGTCCGACGCGGCCGCGATCCGGAAGCCGCCCTCGTACTCGTTGCCCTCGCTCACCTCGCGGTCGTACAGGGCGAAGGTGTTGTCCCCCTGGCTGGAGGCGAGCAAGTAGCCGTCCCCTCCGCGATCCTGATAGATCGTCAGACCTTCGACGTCGGCCGACAGCCGCTTCCCGCCGTAGCCGGGGTCGGCACCCGGCGCGCACTCCTCGCTCTCCTCGTCGTACGTGCCGGGTACCCCGTACTCCCTGGTCCTGTCGACCAGGACCGGCTTGCCGGTGAGGTCGGCGCGCAGGCGCCAGATGCCGATGTCCTCCTGCCCGGCGTAGAGGGTGCCGGTGGCGGGGTCGACGACCATGCCCTCGACCTGCGGGAGTTCACCGGGCTCACCGCAGGGGCTCCACCTCGTGCCGTCGGGCAGACGGAAGGATGAGGGCAGGTCGAGGGTGCGGATCTTGCGGTAGCCGACCTTGCCGTGCGCCGCCGGGACGAGTTCGAGCAGGGCGAGGCGGGTGCGCTCGCGTTGGCTGACCAGCGCGTACGTGCGGCCGGTGGCCCTGTCCGTCCAGGTGGCGAGGCCGTACGCGGTGTGCTGGTCGTTGATCTCGGCCTGGTCGGCGGAGAACACGGGGGCGGCGGCCGGGTCCGTGATGTCGGTCAGCGGGCCGTTCGGGCGGGAGGGATCGACGCGGTAGATGCGCAGCCGGTCGTTGCCCCGGTCGCTGACCACGGCCACGTCGGCCCGGCCCGCGGAGGTGCGCAGGCCGGTGACGAGGTCGACGTTGTTGTACCGGCCGGGGGCGTCGTCCGCCGTCGGCGGCTTCGGCGCGGGCACCGACTGCACCAGGCGGGCGTCCAGGTCGTAGACGCGCAGGCCGCCCTCCTTCGCGGTGGCGACGACGAGGCTGCGGCCCGGGTCGGCGGGGTTCCGCCAGATCGCCGGGTCGTCGGCGTCGGAGTTGCCGCCGGCCTCGTCGTCGTACAGCGCGGCCGATTCGCTCGTCGCGGTCACCGCCGGGAGGGCGGACGTACCCGCTCCTGCGGGGGTTGCCGCGAGGCAGGTGGTCAGGGCGGTGCCGGAGGCGAGGAGGGCGAGTCCTCGAGCGGTCCTTGGCGTTCTCACAGGCGTTCGCTTCCTTACCGTCATGTATGCCGTCGTGTGTCGGGGACATGCAGATGGTGCGGAGAGAAGCTTGCGTACAGGCGGACATGACCTGTCCATGCCGTCATGGTGAAACGGCTGCGGTTCGGCCGAAGTTCGTCCGGTCATCACCTGATGTGGCGTGCCGGGCGCGTGCACAGGTGGAGCAGATGCTCCAGCGGTCCACGCCGGAACCACCGGGTCCAGGCGGTGGCTGTCAGCAGCGCGACAGAACTGTGGAGGAGGAGGTCGACGAGCGCCGGTCCGGTCTCGTCCTCCATGCCGAACTCCCTGACGGCGAGGATGTGCAGTACGTACGCGGTCAGGGCCGTCATCCCGACGGCGCGGACGGGGGTGGCGAGGCGGCCGAATCGCGGGAGCCGGTCCATGGCCGTCATGCACAGGACCACGACCAGCAGCGCGACACCGGTGTTGCCGAGGATGGAGAAGGTCGTCTGACTGTGCGGGGCGCCCACCAGGAGCCAGGCCGCCGGGGTGTCGTCGACGAGGGGGCCGACGGTGTCGGACCACCAGGCCGAGGCGGCCGCGTCACCGTCGGTGGTGGCGGCGACGGTGGCCTGCGCGTGCGGGACGAGGCGGAGGGCCAGCCAGGAGCCACCGTAGCCGAGCAGGGTCGACGCCCCGCCGATGAGAGCCAGTCGGGTGCGGACCGCGCTCCGCGTGAGGTCGAGGCGGGCCACCGCCATGCCGGCGAGCATGAACGGCGCCCAGGTGAGCACGGGGTATTCGCCGGCGAACAGCAGTTCCACGAAGCCGTCCGTGTGGCCGATCCGGGCCAGCGGATCCCGGGCGACGACGGTGTCCGCCCAGTTTCCCTCCTCGATCGACAGGCGTATCACGTACAGGACTTGGGGCATGACGAGCGCGTTCACGGCGGCGAGGATCGCGAGCGTCCGGGCGCTCAGCCGGTACAGCGGGAGGACGGCGAGGAAGGCCAGCCCGTAGAAGGCGAGGATCACGTCGACTTCGGTGTCGAGGGCGGTCAGGGCGAACCCCAGGGCGATCAGGGCGACGGAACGGATGACCATCCGGGCCACCGCCTGCCGTCCGCCGCGCCCGGTACGCGGGTGCGGGCGGCCGGTGATGAGGACGAGGGTGAATCCGGCGAGCAGTGCGAACAGCGCGGAGGAACGGCCCCGCGCCAGCTCCATGACGAAGCCCAGCGGCCCGCCGGCCGCGGGGTCCGGGCCGACATGGGCGGCGTACATGCCGAGGACCGCGAGCCCACGGGCCAGATCGATGCCCACCAGCCGCCCGGCCGAGGGCCCACGGGAGAGTGCGGCGGGGCGGCCCGCTTCGGTCGCGGCGGACGGGACGGCGGGGGGCGGCGCGGCGGCGCACGGCATGGCGGCGGGCGCGTTGGCCGGCTTGGACGACAGGTCCGATGACGTGTCTGGTGTCATGGCCTTCAGAGTCGGGGGCGCGAGGGGCGCGAGCCCATCCGGCGGGTGGCTGGAAGGTTCCCGCCGACCAGCCGGAGCCACCCCCGCCAGGTGACCGGAAACCGGGAGAAAAAGGAACCCGTCGGCGGTCCCGGACGTCGTAGGGATTCCACGAGCAGTCCAGTGGTGGTCCGACGGCGAGCGGGGCACAGGTGATCCGGGTACTGGTGGTCGACGACGAAGCCCTGATCCGCACGGGTTTCGAGCACATCCTCAACTCCGCGGACGACATCGACGTGGTGGCGGCGGTCCCCGGCGGCCGGGCGGTCCACGCCGTACGGGAGCTGCGTCCCGAGGTCGTCCTGCTGGACATCCGTATGCCGGACGTGGACGGGCTCACCGTCCTCGCCGCACTCCGCAGACTCCCCCGCCCTCCCGTGGTGGCCATGCTCACCACCTTCGACATGGACGAGTACGTGGCAGCGGCCCTGCGCTCGGGGGCCGCCGGTTTCCTCCTCAAGGACACCGACCCGGAGCAACTGCCCTATCTGGTGAGGACGCTGGCGGCCGGAGGTGTCGTACTGGCGTCGCGGGTGACCCGTGCCGTGGTGGACGGCTATCTTGACAACGGCCCTCGGCGGGCCGCCGTCCGGCTGGTGGACCGGCTCACCGAACGCGAGCGCGCCGTTCTCGTCCTCATCACCGAAGGGCTGTCCAACACCGACATCGGTGACCGCATGCATCTGAGCACCGGGACGGTCAAGGACCATGTGAGCGCGCTCCTCACCAAGTTGGAGGTGAGCAGCCGGGTGCAGGCAGCGCTGCTGGCCGAGCGCGCGGGCCTGCTCAGGCCGTCGCGCTCCGTCGCCGGCGAACGGGAGGGCGGATGAGGTCCCCCGCCCGCGCCCCGCACGGGCCGGCGATGGACACCGTGCTCGTGGCGGCCTCGCTGCTCGACGTGTGGATCCACGACGTGGGCACCCGTCACCCCCGGGAACTGGCCGCCGCACTGCTCGCGGCCCTGGCGCTCGTCATACGCCGCAGGCTGCCGTCGGCGACCTTCCTGCTCACCCTGCCGACCGCCCTGTTCACGGACGCGGTGTTCGCCACGCTGGTGGCGCTGTACACGCTCGCCTCGCGCACCCACCACCGGGCGCTCCTGGCCGTGTGCGCGCTGGGGTTCACGGTCTGCGACCTCACCTGGTGGTCGTGGCCGTCGCCGGAGTTCGCCGACCTGTCCGACCGTCAGGCCCTGATCCCCCTCTCCTACAGCGTGGCGCAGGCGACCGCGCCCCTCTTCCTCGGGCAGCTCGTCCATGCCCGCCGGGAGCTGTCCCTGCGTCTCGTCGAGGTCTCCGAGGCCCGTGAGCACGAGCGGCTGCTGATCGCGCAGAGCGTCCTGGCGAAGGAACGCGCCCAGCTCGCCCGGGAGATGCACGACGCGGTCTCCCACCAGGTCAGTCTGATCGCCGTCCGCGCCGGAGCCCTCCAGGTCGGCAGCCGGGACCCGCAGGTGAAGGAGGCCGCGGCCACGATCCGGCTGCTCAGCGTGCAGACGCTGGACGAGCTGCGGCACATGGTCGGCATTCTGCGCGCCTCCGGCAGCCGCCCCACCGAACTCACCCCGCAGCCCTCCCTGGCCGACCTCGACCGGCTCGTCACCGGCAGTGGCATCGACACCGACCTGCGGACGGACCTGCCCGCCGATCTCCCGCCGCCCGTCCAGCGCGCCGTCTACCGCACCGTTCAGGAAGCCCTCACCAACATTCGCAAGCACGCCCCCGGCGCCACGGCCACCATCCGCGTCCTCCAGCGTGAGGGCACCCTCCACGCGACCGTCACCAACACCGCGCCCAGCCGTCCTGCCCTCTCGCTGCCGGGGGCCCACCACGGTCTGATCGGCCTGCGCCAGCGGGCCGAACTCCTCGGCGGAACGGTCACGTCCAGGCATCTGCGGGACGGGGGCTACGAGCTGCGACTGGAGCTGCCGAGTGACGGCGGACCCTGAAACGGCCCCCGGGGAGCCGACGGTGTGAGCCACCGGGACGATCCGAAAGTCACCATCGGCGCGCTCACTCCTGCGCACGGCGGTCGCAGGAGAGGCCGTCGACGGGGACCGCGTCGGCCAGCGCGTTCATGGCGGCGTCGTTGGGGTGCAGGTGATCGCCGTTGTCGAAGAACGGCAGGATCCGCTCGTGGTCGTAGGGGTTGCGCAGGACCTGGTCGAAGTCCGCCACGGCGTCGAACTCCCCGCCGGTGCGGACGAACGCGTTGACCTCCTGCCGTACGCTCTCGGCCGCCGCGTCCCACTCGTACCAGCCTTTGAAGGGCCCGACCGTCGCCCCGACGACGCACACACCGGCGGCGTGCGCGCGGCCGATGATCCGGCGGTAGCCGTCGATCAGGTCCCCGGCCGTGACACCGGTGTGCGCCTTGATGTCGTTGACGCCCTCGAAGAGGAGGACCGTGCGGACGCCGGGGTGCCCCGCGCGGTGAGCAGCGCCCTCGCGCCCTCGACGATCTCCTCGGGCGTCGAGCCGTCCGGGCGGATCCGGTCGCCGGGGAACAGCTGGACGAGGGGGGACAGATGCCGGTGGGTGGTCTCCCCCAGGTTGTCGGGGGACATCCACTCCTCCAGCCAGCCGGTCTTCGGGCTCACCCCCGGCAGATGGAGCCGTCGTTGGAGGCCGGCGACGGTCCGTGCGTACGCGGTGTCCCTGCCCAACACCTCGCACGTCGTGAGGTAGTTGGCGAACAGGGCCCAGACCGACTCCTGGGCGTAGGTGATGCCCTTGGCGTCGAGCGGGCCGTGCTCGGGTGACCAGTCACTGTCGGCGACGAGGACCTCCCGCTTCTCG
Proteins encoded:
- a CDS encoding FadR/GntR family transcriptional regulator, with the translated sequence MALTDEAMDKIKAMIVAGELAPGSRLPKEEILAAQLGLSRSSLREAVRALTAMRILVTRQGDGTYVSSLEPHLLLESLSFASDVSQGRTALQLLQVRRLLEPQATGAAATLLTADDLRELGAILERSRSAATVEEFVGHDIAFHLRIVEAVGNPVLSMLLRVLSTRTQRARIVRGTRTERAVEHAHREHEEILRALRARDSALAVSAATVHVAAVEQWMAAGLDEDPLSAIED
- a CDS encoding phytase; its protein translation is MRTPRTARGLALLASGTALTTCLAATPAGAGTSALPAVTATSESAALYDDEAGGNSDADDPAIWRNPADPGRSLVVATAKEGGLRVYDLDARLVQSVPAPKPPTADDAPGRYNNVDLVTGLRTSAGRADVAVVSDRGNDRLRIYRVDPSRPNGPLTDITDPAAAPVFSADQAEINDQHTAYGLATWTDRATGRTYALVSQRERTRLALLELVPAAHGKVGYRKIRTLDLPSSFRLPDGTRWSPCGEPGELPQVEGMVVDPATGTLYAGQEDIGIWRLRADLTGKPVLVDRTREYGVPGTYDEESEECAPGADPGYGGKRLSADVEGLTIYQDRGGDGYLLASSQGDNTFALYDREVSEGNEYEGGFRIAAASDTLDGVQECDGAAVLNAPLGSRYPRGLLVVQDGHETPGTSDGEGGTRTATGFKFVDLGELVDATGM
- a CDS encoding DUF418 domain-containing protein, which encodes MTPDTSSDLSSKPANAPAAMPCAAAPPPAVPSAATEAGRPAALSRGPSAGRLVGIDLARGLAVLGMYAAHVGPDPAAGGPLGFVMELARGRSSALFALLAGFTLVLITGRPHPRTGRGGRQAVARMVIRSVALIALGFALTALDTEVDVILAFYGLAFLAVLPLYRLSARTLAILAAVNALVMPQVLYVIRLSIEEGNWADTVVARDPLARIGHTDGFVELLFAGEYPVLTWAPFMLAGMAVARLDLTRSAVRTRLALIGGASTLLGYGGSWLALRLVPHAQATVAATTDGDAAASAWWSDTVGPLVDDTPAAWLLVGAPHSQTTFSILGNTGVALLVVVLCMTAMDRLPRFGRLATPVRAVGMTALTAYVLHILAVREFGMEDETGPALVDLLLHSSVALLTATAWTRWFRRGPLEHLLHLCTRPARHIR
- a CDS encoding response regulator, producing MIRVLVVDDEALIRTGFEHILNSADDIDVVAAVPGGRAVHAVRELRPEVVLLDIRMPDVDGLTVLAALRRLPRPPVVAMLTTFDMDEYVAAALRSGAAGFLLKDTDPEQLPYLVRTLAAGGVVLASRVTRAVVDGYLDNGPRRAAVRLVDRLTERERAVLVLITEGLSNTDIGDRMHLSTGTVKDHVSALLTKLEVSSRVQAALLAERAGLLRPSRSVAGEREGG
- a CDS encoding sensor histidine kinase, which codes for MRSPARAPHGPAMDTVLVAASLLDVWIHDVGTRHPRELAAALLAALALVIRRRLPSATFLLTLPTALFTDAVFATLVALYTLASRTHHRALLAVCALGFTVCDLTWWSWPSPEFADLSDRQALIPLSYSVAQATAPLFLGQLVHARRELSLRLVEVSEAREHERLLIAQSVLAKERAQLAREMHDAVSHQVSLIAVRAGALQVGSRDPQVKEAAATIRLLSVQTLDELRHMVGILRASGSRPTELTPQPSLADLDRLVTGSGIDTDLRTDLPADLPPPVQRAVYRTVQEALTNIRKHAPGATATIRVLQREGTLHATVTNTAPSRPALSLPGAHHGLIGLRQRAELLGGTVTSRHLRDGGYELRLELPSDGGP